In Lacrimispora indolis DSM 755, a genomic segment contains:
- the fabZ gene encoding 3-hydroxyacyl-ACP dehydratase FabZ → MMLDIKEIQEIIPHRHPFLLVDCIEEFEPGVKAVGYKCVTYDEPFFQGHFPAEPVMPGVLIIEALAQVGAVAILSLEDNKGKIAYFGGIDKAKFKHKVIPGERLKLECEIIKRKGPVGVGKATATVDGKLAASAELTFMIG, encoded by the coding sequence ATGATGTTAGATATTAAGGAGATTCAGGAAATCATTCCTCACAGACACCCATTTTTGCTGGTGGACTGCATTGAAGAGTTTGAACCAGGAGTAAAAGCGGTGGGATATAAATGTGTGACTTATGATGAGCCTTTTTTTCAGGGACATTTTCCGGCAGAGCCGGTAATGCCGGGGGTTTTAATCATAGAGGCCCTTGCCCAGGTCGGTGCGGTTGCCATCTTAAGCCTGGAAGATAACAAGGGAAAGATTGCTTATTTCGGCGGCATTGACAAGGCAAAATTCAAGCATAAGGTCATTCCGGGAGAAAGGCTTAAGCTGGAATGTGAAATCATTAAGCGTAAAGGCCCGGTTGGGGTGGGGAAGGCCACAGCAACCGTGGACGGCAAGCTGGCCGCCAGCGCGGAACTGACATTTATGATTGGATAG
- the fabF gene encoding beta-ketoacyl-ACP synthase II, whose translation MKRRVVVTGMGAITPIGKDVESFWNGLKEKKVGIGPITQFDTTDYKAKLAAEVKDFDPKEYMDVKAAKRMERFAQFAVAASREALENSGIDIEKEDPYRVGVSVGSGIGSLQALERENKKLLEKGPGRVNPLLVPLMISNMAAGNVGIQFGLKGKCINVVTACATGTHSIGEAFRSIQYGEADVMVAGGAEASITPIGVAGFTALTALTTSDDPLCASIPFDKDRSGFVMGEGAGVVVLEELEHALSRNAVIYGEVVGYGSTCDAYHITSPAEDGSGAARAMTDAIKDAGITPDQLDYVNAHGTSTHHNDLFETMAIKTALGDHAKNVKINSTKSMVGHLLGAAGGVEFIACVKSILDGFVHATAGLQEEGEGCDLDYTKGEGVALDVTYAISNSLGFGGHNASILVKKFEQ comes from the coding sequence ATGAAGAGAAGAGTCGTAGTAACCGGCATGGGTGCCATTACTCCCATTGGAAAAGATGTGGAAAGCTTCTGGAATGGATTAAAAGAAAAAAAGGTGGGGATCGGACCGATTACCCAGTTTGATACTACAGATTATAAGGCAAAGCTGGCTGCAGAGGTAAAGGATTTTGATCCTAAGGAGTACATGGATGTTAAGGCGGCAAAGAGAATGGAGCGCTTTGCCCAGTTTGCTGTGGCAGCGTCCAGGGAAGCCCTTGAGAACTCCGGCATTGATATAGAGAAGGAAGATCCTTACCGGGTAGGCGTAAGCGTTGGTTCCGGAATCGGAAGCCTGCAGGCCCTGGAGAGAGAGAATAAAAAGCTTTTGGAAAAGGGACCGGGCAGGGTGAATCCCCTTCTGGTACCTCTCATGATATCCAATATGGCAGCCGGTAATGTAGGAATTCAGTTTGGATTAAAAGGTAAATGCATCAATGTGGTGACTGCCTGTGCTACCGGAACCCATTCCATTGGGGAAGCATTCCGTTCTATTCAGTACGGAGAGGCGGATGTAATGGTGGCAGGAGGTGCAGAAGCCAGCATCACTCCTATCGGCGTGGCTGGATTTACAGCTCTTACGGCACTTACCACCTCCGATGATCCTCTTTGTGCCTCCATCCCATTTGATAAGGACAGAAGCGGCTTTGTTATGGGAGAAGGGGCCGGTGTAGTTGTCTTAGAAGAGCTGGAGCATGCTCTTTCCAGGAATGCGGTGATTTACGGCGAGGTAGTTGGTTACGGGTCAACCTGTGATGCATATCACATCACTTCTCCGGCAGAGGATGGAAGCGGTGCGGCAAGGGCCATGACTGATGCAATAAAGGATGCAGGTATTACCCCGGATCAGCTTGATTATGTCAATGCCCACGGAACCAGCACTCATCACAATGACTTATTTGAGACCATGGCCATCAAAACTGCCCTGGGCGATCATGCAAAGAATGTGAAGATCAATTCCACCAAGTCCATGGTGGGCCATCTCTTAGGTGCAGCAGGAGGCGTGGAGTTCATTGCCTGTGTAAAATCCATTCTGGATGGATTTGTTCATGCAACTGCCGGCCTTCAGGAAGAAGGAGAAGGCTGTGATCTGGATTATACCAAAGGGGAAGGTGTTGCCTTGGATGTAACATATGCCATCAGCAATTCCCTGGGATTTGGCGGACACAATGCCAGCATTCTTGTGAAGAAGTTCGAACAATAG
- the fabK gene encoding enoyl-[acyl-carrier-protein] reductase FabK, giving the protein MKTRITELLGVEHPIIQGGMAWVAEHHLAAAVSEAGGLGLIGGANAPGEVVRAEIRKAKELTGKPIGVNVMLLSPHAEDVAKVVVEEGIKVVTTGAGNPEKYMDMWKAAGIKVIPVVASVALAKRMEKYGADAVVAEGSESGGHIGEQTTMTLVPQIVDAVSIPVIAAGGIGDGRGIAAAFMLGAEAVQIGTRFVVAKESIVHDNYKQRIIKAKDIDSAVTGRSHGHPVRSLRNQMTRDYARLEQEGKSFEELEYMTLGTLRKAVQEGDITNGTVMAGQIAGMIFKEQTCKEMIDEMIEQAEKLLGR; this is encoded by the coding sequence ATGAAAACCAGAATTACCGAACTTTTGGGAGTGGAACATCCGATTATCCAGGGAGGCATGGCCTGGGTTGCTGAGCATCATCTGGCGGCGGCCGTATCGGAAGCCGGAGGCCTTGGGCTGATCGGCGGGGCAAATGCTCCCGGCGAGGTGGTACGGGCGGAGATCCGCAAGGCAAAGGAACTGACGGGAAAACCCATCGGCGTCAATGTCATGCTGTTAAGTCCTCATGCAGAGGATGTGGCAAAGGTGGTAGTGGAAGAAGGCATTAAGGTGGTGACCACCGGAGCCGGAAACCCGGAAAAGTATATGGATATGTGGAAGGCAGCAGGCATTAAGGTAATTCCGGTGGTGGCTTCCGTTGCTCTGGCAAAGAGGATGGAAAAATACGGCGCGGACGCAGTGGTGGCGGAAGGCAGTGAGTCAGGCGGACATATCGGCGAGCAGACCACCATGACGTTAGTTCCGCAGATCGTGGATGCAGTATCCATCCCGGTGATTGCAGCCGGCGGCATTGGAGACGGACGGGGAATTGCGGCAGCATTCATGCTGGGAGCAGAGGCTGTCCAGATCGGGACCAGGTTTGTGGTTGCAAAGGAATCCATTGTCCATGACAACTACAAGCAGCGGATCATTAAGGCAAAGGACATTGATTCCGCTGTAACAGGGCGCAGCCACGGCCATCCGGTCAGATCCTTAAGAAACCAGATGACCAGAGACTATGCAAGACTGGAACAGGAAGGCAAGTCTTTTGAGGAATTGGAGTACATGACTCTTGGAACCTTGAGAAAGGCTGTCCAGGAGGGGGATATCACAAACGGCACGGTTATGGCCGGACAGATTGCAGGTATGATTTTCAAAGAACAGACCTGCAAGGAAATGATTGATGAGATGATAGAGCAGGCTGAGAAATTGCTTGGCCGATAA
- the accB gene encoding acetyl-CoA carboxylase biotin carboxyl carrier protein: protein MEINDIIRLMQAVKENDLTGFRMEEGDLKLCIKKEKEREIVTISGSSAAPAETAAGVFTQQAPFAAASSGNVTEVPGNDICSDKIVSSPLVGTFYNAPSPDSEPFAKVGDQVKKGQVLGIIEAMKLMNEIECEYDGVVDAVMVGNEDVVEYGQPLFRIR from the coding sequence ATGGAGATCAATGATATTATCAGGCTGATGCAGGCTGTGAAAGAAAATGATTTAACCGGCTTTAGGATGGAAGAGGGAGACTTAAAGCTTTGCATTAAGAAAGAAAAAGAAAGAGAAATCGTGACAATATCCGGAAGCTCTGCGGCACCCGCAGAAACGGCAGCAGGTGTTTTCACCCAGCAGGCGCCTTTTGCTGCGGCCAGTTCAGGGAATGTGACGGAAGTGCCGGGAAATGATATCTGTTCCGACAAAATCGTATCCTCTCCCCTGGTTGGAACCTTTTATAATGCCCCTTCTCCGGACAGTGAACCGTTTGCAAAGGTGGGAGATCAGGTGAAAAAGGGGCAGGTTCTGGGAATCATCGAAGCCATGAAGCTTATGAATGAGATTGAATGTGAATACGATGGTGTTGTGGATGCAGTTATGGTAGGCAATGAAGATGTGGTGGAGTACGGTCAGCCTCTGTTCCGTATCCGGTAA
- the fabD gene encoding ACP S-malonyltransferase, protein MSKIAFIFPGQGAQYCGMGQDFYEQTRIGKETYDMASDLLGFSLPELCFEKNDRLDITEYTQAAMVTTSIAMMRVLEAEKGIRPQVSAGLSLGEYCALAAAGVMSDKDAIRTVRQRGILMQEAVPAGLGAMAAILALDALKIEEVLSGMEGVQIANYNCPGQIVISGKKEAVEAANEKLLAAGAKRALMLNVSGPFHSTMLKGAGEKLGEVLEGVEIKTPEIPYAANVTARYVTDSEMVKPLLKEQVYSSVRWQQSVETMLADGVDTFIEIGPGKTLAGFIKKITKDVRVFNIEKLEDMEAHFS, encoded by the coding sequence ATGAGCAAGATTGCATTTATTTTCCCAGGCCAGGGTGCGCAGTACTGTGGTATGGGCCAGGATTTTTATGAGCAGACAAGGATTGGAAAAGAAACATATGATATGGCTTCGGACCTGCTTGGTTTTTCCCTACCGGAACTTTGCTTTGAAAAGAATGACCGGCTGGATATTACAGAATATACCCAGGCAGCTATGGTAACCACCAGCATCGCCATGATGCGGGTGCTGGAAGCTGAAAAAGGGATAAGGCCGCAGGTGTCTGCCGGCTTAAGCCTGGGAGAATATTGTGCGCTTGCAGCCGCAGGCGTCATGAGCGATAAGGATGCCATACGCACAGTCAGGCAGAGGGGAATCCTCATGCAGGAGGCTGTTCCTGCGGGGCTGGGAGCCATGGCGGCCATTCTGGCACTGGATGCCTTAAAAATTGAAGAGGTATTAAGCGGTATGGAGGGAGTCCAGATCGCCAATTACAACTGCCCAGGGCAGATTGTTATATCAGGAAAAAAAGAAGCTGTGGAAGCTGCTAATGAAAAGCTTCTGGCAGCAGGCGCAAAACGGGCGCTGATGTTGAATGTAAGCGGGCCTTTCCATTCCACCATGCTCAAAGGTGCGGGGGAAAAGCTGGGAGAGGTGTTAGAGGGTGTGGAAATAAAAACCCCTGAAATCCCTTATGCTGCTAATGTAACTGCCCGGTATGTGACGGACAGTGAGATGGTAAAGCCTTTGCTTAAGGAGCAGGTGTATTCTTCCGTGCGATGGCAGCAGAGCGTGGAAACTATGCTGGCTGACGGGGTGGATACCTTTATTGAAATCGGTCCGGGCAAGACTTTAGCCGGATTTATCAAGAAGATTACGAAAGACGTAAGAGTCTTTAACATAGAGAAGCTGGAAGACATGGAGGCACATTTTTCTTAG
- a CDS encoding beta-ketoacyl-ACP synthase III produces the protein MTTRIIGTGSAVPEQVVTNEDLAKFVDTSDEWIRTRTGIRERRIASAESGTSDLAIQAAEEALKNAGVSAKELDIIILATSSADCCFPSGACEVQAAIGADHAAAFDISAACSGFVYALNTVHSFFKAGIYQTGLVIGADTLSKLIDWNDRSTCVLFGDGAGAAVVRAEEKGILHMTMGADGTRGKALECGGRTTGNFLTGKKPELGYMTMDGQEVFKFAAKTVPESIRRVVEESGTEMEEIKYFILHQANYRIFESIAKRLKIPMEKFPTNLERYGNTSGATIPILLDEMNREGKLQRGDKLVLAGFGAGLTWGATLLEW, from the coding sequence ATGACAACAAGAATAATAGGAACAGGATCTGCTGTCCCGGAGCAGGTGGTAACCAATGAAGATCTGGCAAAATTTGTGGATACCAGTGATGAATGGATAAGGACCAGGACCGGAATAAGGGAGAGGCGGATCGCATCGGCGGAGTCGGGAACTTCTGACCTGGCCATTCAGGCGGCAGAAGAAGCGCTTAAAAATGCCGGTGTTTCGGCAAAAGAGCTGGATATCATCATTTTAGCCACGTCTTCTGCGGATTGCTGTTTCCCCAGCGGCGCCTGTGAGGTACAGGCGGCCATCGGAGCTGACCATGCGGCTGCATTTGATATCAGCGCGGCCTGCTCCGGATTTGTTTATGCTTTAAATACGGTCCACAGCTTTTTTAAAGCAGGGATCTATCAGACAGGGCTTGTGATCGGAGCGGATACATTAAGTAAGCTCATTGACTGGAATGACAGAAGCACCTGCGTCTTGTTCGGTGACGGGGCCGGAGCAGCTGTGGTACGGGCGGAAGAAAAGGGAATCCTTCACATGACCATGGGAGCGGACGGAACCAGAGGAAAGGCCCTGGAATGCGGAGGGCGGACTACGGGAAATTTCCTCACAGGAAAAAAGCCGGAGCTTGGATACATGACCATGGACGGCCAGGAAGTGTTCAAATTCGCAGCCAAAACGGTGCCCGAATCCATTAGAAGGGTAGTGGAAGAGAGCGGGACCGAAATGGAAGAAATTAAATATTTTATCTTGCATCAGGCAAATTACCGGATTTTTGAATCCATCGCAAAAAGGTTGAAGATACCCATGGAGAAATTCCCCACCAATCTGGAACGGTATGGGAATACATCGGGGGCGACCATTCCCATACTTTTGGATGAGATGAACCGGGAAGGAAAATTACAGCGGGGAGATAAGCTTGTACTTGCTGGCTTTGGGGCAGGATTGACCTGGGGAGCCACTCTTTTGGAGTGGTAA
- the acpP gene encoding acyl carrier protein: MLEKMQEIIAEQLNVEAGTITAESSFKEDLGADSLDLFELVMALEDEYSVEIPSEDLEKLTTVQQVMDYLKAKGVEA; the protein is encoded by the coding sequence ATGTTGGAGAAAATGCAGGAAATTATTGCGGAGCAGTTAAACGTGGAGGCAGGTACAATCACTGCTGAATCCTCCTTCAAAGAGGACTTGGGAGCAGATTCTTTGGATTTGTTTGAGCTTGTTATGGCACTTGAAGATGAGTACTCTGTGGAGATCCCGTCTGAGGACTTAGAGAAACTGACCACAGTTCAGCAGGTTATGGACTATTTAAAAGCAAAGGGCGTGGAAGCGTAA
- the fabG gene encoding 3-oxoacyl-[acyl-carrier-protein] reductase: MLDGKIAVVTGAARGIGRAIAVKLAGQGATVVINYNGSDTKAMEVVKEIEEKGGKAEAIQCNVADYESVGSFLEGVIKKYGKLDILVNNAGITRDNLLMKMSEEDFDAVINTNLKGVFNCMKHVARQMIKQKSGRIINISSVSGVLGNAGQANYCAAKAGVIGITKSFAREVASRGITVNAVAPGFIHTAMTEVLSESIKAASLEQIPMKRFGAAEDIAGAVAFLASEEAGYITGQVISVDGGMAM; the protein is encoded by the coding sequence ATGTTAGATGGTAAGATAGCAGTAGTGACCGGAGCAGCCAGAGGAATTGGCAGGGCGATTGCCGTAAAGCTGGCAGGCCAGGGAGCAACAGTGGTTATAAATTATAACGGTTCTGATACCAAGGCAATGGAAGTGGTGAAGGAGATCGAAGAAAAGGGCGGCAAGGCAGAGGCCATCCAGTGCAATGTGGCGGATTATGAGAGCGTGGGTTCCTTTTTAGAGGGCGTCATAAAGAAATACGGAAAGCTGGATATTCTTGTGAACAATGCGGGAATCACACGGGATAATCTGCTGATGAAGATGTCTGAGGAAGATTTTGACGCGGTGATCAATACCAATTTAAAGGGAGTATTCAACTGCATGAAGCATGTGGCCCGCCAGATGATCAAGCAGAAGAGCGGAAGGATCATAAACATTTCTTCGGTTTCCGGCGTGTTAGGTAATGCCGGGCAGGCAAATTACTGCGCAGCAAAGGCCGGTGTCATCGGCATTACCAAGTCTTTTGCCAGGGAGGTTGCAAGCAGGGGAATTACCGTGAATGCGGTGGCTCCCGGTTTCATCCATACTGCCATGACTGAGGTTCTGTCGGAATCCATAAAGGCGGCGTCCTTAGAGCAGATTCCCATGAAGCGTTTTGGAGCAGCGGAGGATATTGCCGGTGCGGTGGCATTTCTGGCATCAGAGGAAGCCGGATATATCACCGGTCAGGTGATCAGCGTAGATGGCGGCATGGCAATGTAG